The nucleotide window ttttctctttagaAAGTAGTGCAGGCAACAGCTGAAGAGTCCCCCGCCTACGATGACGACATCGTACGTGTGTTGCTCCATGGGCGGGCCCTCGTCCGTCCCGGTTGGGGTGCTTACCCCACTTGAGGCGTTTGCCCTGGTTGGCCCGTCTCGCATAGTTGGCCCGTCTCGCATAGTTGGCCCATCTCGCATAGTTGTTTCATCTCGCATAGTTGGCTCATCTCGCCTCCCTGGCGTGCTTGCCCCGCCCGGCTCGTCCGCCAGgcccgcttcttcccctgcaGCCGGCACGCCCGCCTCTGCGCCCCCCTTCTGCGCACTCATCTCCCTCCGCGCAATGTGTATCCAGGCGGAGCTACAAAGCAGGGGCGCCCCCTTTcacggggggagggaagccGGCGTGCTTAGCGGGTAAGGCGAGATCAGCAAAGGGAACACATGAAATGgtgaggggggagaaaaaagaaggcacGGACGAGTGGTTCAGCGATGGGACCAACTGCGGTGACCACTCAGCTGGCGGTGGAACTCCTCAAAGGTGTAACgaggcccccccccttcttcccccgcAGGAAGGAATGCTCACTTCTTGGGGGAGGAATAAACAGGGTGGAGGGTGCTCTCCGATTTTGCTCTTCAAAATTATCGAACGCAAATCGAGGGGGTGAAATTGCCCAGTTGGCGCGAGTGGCAAGTTGGTTACCTTTTACGTCATCACGcaaaggggcgaaaaaagaaaaaaaaaaaaaaaaaaaaaggatcagaaaaaagaagcataTAAAAAGTGTGTGTTGCATTAGGGGTGGAGATGCGCTCTGCCGCTCGTATGAGCGCAGGGAAAGAGGTGGCGACGCGAGGAGAGCCAAACAAGAAGGGGATGATCGAGAGGGCGAGAGGCCAGGTTGGCGACGGTGCTACGCCAGTACCACGCCAGTACTACGCCAACTGCTTCCCCAACCGCTCCCCCAACCGCTATGCCAACCAGCTTGTCATGCAACTCTCCTCAGGAGAATGGCCCAGTTGTTggtatcaaaaaaaaaatcttccaCGCGGACGCCGCTGATGCTCAGGCACATGTCGTGGAGCTCCTCCTTCCGAAACACGTGGTAGTACCTCTGCAGCTTCTGCAGATCTGGGGGGCGGGGCAGAGGAGTTACCAAAGAAATGCAACATGAAGCGGAGAGCAAGATGAAGGGAAGCGCAGGATGGCGGTCCCCACGGTGAGGTCCGCGCGTTAAGCCAACCAACGCACGACGAATCAGCACATTGCggcgttaaaaaaatataaaataacaaaagcTCATTCACGCGCAAACGCGTTTTCGCACGGACGCATCACCACTGTGGCAACGCTTTACCCTTTTTGGCTGGGTGGAGGACTTCCCTCTCGGCCGCTTCTGCTGCATTCACGTCTTCACTGCCTTCCAGGGTGTGCTGCGGCTGAAGGTACCAGGGCACGAAAACTGCCCAGGGGGGGAtacagaagggggagagggggagaaTGATGAATGTAGGTAGTTGACACGTCACATAGGTAGACTTGCAAAgggcgcctcccccccaatgGCCCCCACCCATGGGAACGTATCCGAGCGGGCGAGGCGCCAGACTTACTGTCTTGGGAATCAAACTTCCGGTTGCCCACGACGTTCTCCTGCTGTTCGTAGGCCCTGCGGTGGGGAGAAGTGAAGCGGAGCGAAGCGGCGGTTAAGCGAAGCGGCGGTTAAGCGAAGAAGCGGTTACGCGAAGAGCAGAGGTGAGGCCCCCCCTTGGCTGCCCCACTTACCAGACGTATATGAGGATTCTCCCCCCAACTTTGGTACATCGGACCATCTCAGCCACGGCCTTTCGtctgtaaaagaaaaaaaaagaggaagggtGTTGGAGGTATGCTAGATCGTATCCTTCAGGGAAAGACTGTTGGGAGTGTGCTAGATGGTATCATTCCGGGGGGGGCACACGAGCCTGCCTATCTCCCCATGCGCAAGTACCTTTTTTCGTGCGTGCCGATGTGATGGATGACCGCGATGGAGATACACAGGTCGGCTAtgtctgcggggggggaggaggaaggagagCCGTTCCCATGAAGGGTGTTGACACTTTAGGCGGCGCTACTACGCAGAGGTGGTACGAAGCTACGCTGGGTGGAGTCGCCTCTCCACCACGCCGCTTCACAGCGCCGCTCCAATGCGCCCCTCCACCGCGACCTACTCGATCGCAAAGGGATGCTGACGCAGTTGGCCAGAAACAAATCGGAGTTCCACTTCCTCTGGGCGAGCTTCAAAAGGTGCCAGCTGAAATCGAGGCCAATGAAAAAGTACTTGGATGACACCTGCACATTCTTGCCGTTGCCACACCCCACGTCAATGATTAGGTTCCCCTCCTGCTCCTCGTTGATGAGGCTTTCCACGTTGTTCCAGGATTTGTATCTGCGAAATCGCGTAGTGCAGATACCATTTGGAGGGAAGTCCCGTTTGGTAGAAGACCTCTTTCTCGCGATGACTTCTGAAGGTGATGTGCACATCATGCAGGTTTAACCGCTAACCAGCACACCGCCTAGCCAAACCACCTACCTGGTGTAGCAAAAGTGCTGCGCTATCTTATTATACACGTCGAGGACGTACGTCCGCTCGATGCTTTCCGAGTTGTCCTGCCCAACCTCCACCGGGACGCAGCTCTTCTCCTGCGGCTCGTCCTTCACCTTCTGGTTCCTGTGCTTCTGCGTTAGCATTTTCCGCACGCTGGGCTCGTCAATGAAGCGGAAGATGAGTAGGTAGCTGTCCTTCCGGCGCATCGTCTGTGCGGGGAGGGAGTTACGAGTGACCAGCGTTTGGAACAGACCCATCcaggcgcaaaaaaaaaaaataataaaaaataataaaaaaataaaataacaaaataacaaaGTAACAAAATAACAATGCAACAAAGTAACAAAATAATCCCCCTCTTCGAGCGCGGCATACCTCCCCCTCCAGCGGAAGCGTCTTCTTCTTGGGGATCCCCCAAATCAGTTCGTACCTCCTTCTGCCCTTAATCCTGATGAGGGTGTTTTTCGCCACAAGTAGGTTCGTTTTGGTTTCTGCGCAGGGGGAGTGGCAGTGGTGTAACAACGGCTGCTTCATTTGGCGGGGTGTAACAACCATTGCATCACTTGGTAGGGTCGCCCCCGAGAAGGCGCCCGTGCCATGTCACTCGGCACAGCTCTCCATCGTTACCCTTTCGAATGTCCAGGAAGGACATGGGCAAGTCGTTCTTCATAACTAGGAAGGCTATTTCGTCCTAGCGAAGGGTAGAGAAGAGGGGATAATTCATCACGTCGTGGAGCATCCTTATACAAATGTGCACTGCCCGTGTGGTGCTGGTGACACCAATTGGTCACTCCCCCCGAAGGACATCCCTCATGGGCTGCTCTCTCTCTCCAAACTCACCTGGAAAATGTGCCTCGACTCGATGACATACTCTACGGCCTTATTCACGTGACATTTCAAGAAGGAAATCTGGTTTGGCTGTCGGCCGTCCAGGAGGACCCCTATGCGGTCCAGGCACTCCCGAGAGAAGAACAGGCGGGGGTCCGGGACGCAGTAGGATTTGTAGATTTTGTTCGGCGTGCTCCGGCAGAAGTAGTGGCACAGGTTGATCTCTGCGGTGGGGGTGAAGGAAGCGTGGTGGAAACGCGGTGGTGAAGTGTGCGCCATGTGATTGCCACGCTGTCTCCACTTGATTGCTACGTCGTTTACACATGCTCACAACGCAGCTGCAACGGCGCCGCATGCCCCTACCGTCGTTCTTGGTGTACTTAAGCCACTGCTCCTCCTCGTACGTGCGAATGACCTCTTCGGAAAAGTCCTCGCCGATAGCGTCCGCTTGGATGGAAACGTCCCCCCCGCTGTTAGCAGCGCGGAGATCGCTCTCGCTGTGGGGTTCGCTCTGACAGTTGGTTTCATGCTGGCTATTGGTTTCACACTGACTGTTGGCTTCTCCTTTGACTTCTGTTGTGGCTTCCCTTCCAGGGAGGCCGCCCACCAGGCGAGAGACGTCCCGCGAATAGACGGTGGGGGAGTCCTCCTTAATGTCGTAGCGCACATTCACATACTCCGCCCGGATGTCCCGTTTGCGCTCCAGCTGTCCCTTGGGGGGGTTCTGGCGGGGAAAACGTCGTGGGGGTGAGGGGGGCGCACGCGCGATGGGAGTGTTCCTTGGAAGGGCGCGTTCGCAGCCAACTTGGctcgccgctttgccgctttgccgcttccccttaCGTGGTTGAAAAGATTGAAGACGTAGGAGGAGTCcttctttttgtaaaattccACGTACACGACGTCCTGCTGGAGAATCATGTAGACCATGAAGGTCAAGTCCAGCCTCTGAAAGAAGCGTTTGATGTCCTCTTCCGCCCAGGTTAGCAGCCCTATCCCCTTCAGCCTCAGCGTGTTGGTCACTTTGTGCGTTCGGTTGTAGTACCTGCGGGTGGGGGGGCGGCCAGGTGCATATCAGGTGAGTGTCGCAGCTGAGCGGCGCGACTACGTGGCTACGTTGCTACGTGCACAGATGAGGGTAACGACGTGGGGGTGAACCTCTCTTCCCACCCCTGCGCGTGCTCACGCACGGGAGAGGCTCCTCTGGGAAAAGACTCGCTGCGCAAACGAATAAACCAAACAGACGGCAAGTGTCTTTCCCCTCTTCGCAGCCCTTACTTGACGGGGTACGAATCGAGGGACACCTTCACAAAATTCATCTTGTTAGGGGAGTAGTCGTCATCACGGGGAGGgtgcgaggggggaaatcaGAGGCCCGGATTTGGTCTCGACATTTTGCGCcacggtgaaaaaaaaatacgcacgCGTTTTCCacccataaaaaaaaaaaaaaaaattaccactTTGTAATTTGCAGCAGTTTTTATCTATACAAATACTtcacaaaaggaagaaaaataaataaatcattttaacCATCCTTTGCTTTTACAAACGATTAAAAATTGGGCAACCCATTGGGGGGACATACAACTAGCTAAATTGCATCGGGTGAACAGAATGGAAAgcacatttgaaaaaaaaaaaaaaaaaaaaaaaaaaaaaatagctaccCAGAGTACCGAGATCGCCACATGGGTAGAATGAGCCTCGAGGGGAGGCGgaccaaacgggggggaaaatccgagaggggaaaaataggGCGAGTCCAGTGACCCCccagggaaaacaaaatggtgcaGCGGTGTGGCGGTGTAACAGCGTAGCGGCGCATGTAGGACGCAACAGGTTGGTGGCTCTCCACTCATTATCTCGGGGTGGCGCCattaaaaagtgaagagTGGCAGGTGCGCCATCCGAAGTGAACCGCCCCGCCTCCCCACCGCTCCACCACTCCACCGCTGATCTTCACCCGTGCTGGGCAAACGTCTGGTAAAATAATCCGTCGCCTTTGGGGCCCCCGACGGGCAGCAGCCACAGGAGGAGGTTGTCTCCCTGGAGTGTGCACAAGGGGGGAGCGTCGCCACGCGTTGGTGTGTTCGCGCTGGGGGAGATCCTCCAGCAGGGAGTCGCTTCATCGGAGGGGGTCTTCTCCTCCTGTACTCTCCTCTCctcgcttctcctttttttttttttttttctgtgaaCTCACCAAAACTTGCTTGAAATTCTCCTCCACGC belongs to Plasmodium vivax chromosome 6, whole genome shotgun sequence and includes:
- a CDS encoding hypothetical protein, conserved (encoded by transcript PVX_111320A) gives rise to the protein MNFVKVSLDSYPVKYYNRTHKVTNTLRLKGIGLLTWAEEDIKRFFQRLDLTFMVYMILQQDVVYVEFYKKKDSSYVFNLFNHNPPKGQLERKRDIRAEYVNVRYDIKEDSPTVYSRDVSRLVGGLPGREATTEVKGEANSQCETNSQHETNCQSEPHSESDLRAANSGGDVSIQADAIGEDFSEEVIRTYEEEQWLKYTKNDEINLCHYFCRSTPNKIYKSYCVPDPRLFFSRECLDRIGVLLDGRQPNQISFLKCHVNKAVEYVIESRHIFQDEIAFLVMKNDLPMSFLDIRKETKTNLLVAKNTLIRIKGRRRYELIWGIPKKKTLPLEGETMRRKDSYLLIFRFIDEPSVRKMLTQKHRNQKVKDEPQEKSCVPVEVGQDNSESIERTYVLDVYNKIAQHFCYTRYKSWNNVESLINEEQEGNLIIDVGCGNGKNVQVSSKYFFIGLDFSWHLLKLAQRKWNSDLFLANCVSIPLRSNIADLCISIAVIHHIGTHEKRRKAVAEMVRCTKVGGRILIYVWAYEQQENVVGNRKFDSQDIFVPWYLQPQHTLEGSEDVNAAEAAEREVLHPAKKDLQKLQRYYHVFRKEELHDMCLSISGVRVEDFFFDTNNWAILLRRVA